In a genomic window of Aggregatimonas sangjinii:
- a CDS encoding PKD domain-containing protein, producing MPVPKLSMYFIMAITYMAHSFMNGQGSITMPIEVLGQEGVAEKIDFLLEEPAEGSVLYLRCNNLSYDGKASYNLNGNGWVDFEDSHVIGKGAVYGGIDGGHHTIDLQIPVAPASLDTNNVIRFRFNFSDGISIGYRVLAFNILDSSGTALIPAETFIDANPNLDPIELPMDAATVAAGKSLWETAELWNSYKPDAKVIKAKCASCHATDGRDMKYFNYSNKSIIERSKFHKLTHEEGEQIASYIRSLDVPAPEQARPWNPPYQPGPGLDEKPVQEWAAGAGLDAVLENDEDMLPYLFPKGTSEDEIEKVLGIKSTLNMRELPVAIQFPDWKHWLPEVHPVDIWGELFEESYGYRAYSTLLEALETDGPDVLLANGRLLELLNRFNTDTHSFVGVRGPQPCKNNGTANSVGGLNGAPGYDCEDKSLAVMHWLAVKLWDIMQTYGLENISDQAYTYGEKYSWIGSNSSVFDLAPHRSANNSFNFKDQDRLVGAYTNTAWYQLELILNPVHRSPQNHKPIDWKYQMDHLYYNTRESGEMHSLRYLTTVAKMWQNLDMTGPDGLGDDNGPNKEGWWLHHVHPRRLYSAHGSFLAGNEALRREMLAHLDNIDYDLRRKVTKVLLADFVDKTLSYDPEEFPRETAEGPHQNTIDPKDYVPVDYDPNKGELFFDGGKVADQFYRLIPRLKNEVRLEPETVNRMVDWCKVMWPNGDWDQFKMDELQNQLPLPDITVVGDSLQINKEIVFSAEQSTDPDGTIVSYEWDMGDGVQYDETISAHIYSETGLYKVNLKVTDDDGETSGTSSFILILPEDFFDNDKEPESEATDMFIYPNPFNGGTLFISSSSDIYGAQIYSMEGKLMTNINLSGKPAEFSAPQLSAGIYLLKLQYLDDDTKTVTQKSLKIIVN from the coding sequence ATGCCCGTACCCAAACTTTCGATGTACTTTATAATGGCGATTACCTATATGGCTCATTCTTTTATGAATGGTCAGGGAAGCATTACAATGCCGATAGAAGTTTTGGGCCAAGAAGGCGTGGCCGAAAAAATAGATTTCCTGCTTGAAGAACCCGCCGAAGGCTCGGTACTTTATCTACGCTGTAACAACCTTTCCTACGATGGGAAGGCCAGTTATAATCTAAACGGAAATGGTTGGGTAGACTTCGAGGACTCCCACGTCATTGGCAAAGGGGCCGTCTACGGTGGCATTGATGGTGGCCATCATACCATAGATCTTCAAATACCTGTAGCCCCCGCTTCGTTGGATACTAATAATGTGATTCGGTTTCGATTTAATTTTTCGGATGGAATATCGATAGGGTATCGGGTTCTTGCGTTCAATATATTGGATAGCTCGGGGACTGCCCTGATTCCTGCTGAAACCTTTATAGATGCAAATCCGAATCTTGACCCGATTGAATTGCCAATGGATGCCGCGACCGTAGCCGCTGGTAAAAGTCTCTGGGAAACTGCGGAACTATGGAATTCATACAAGCCGGATGCGAAAGTTATCAAGGCCAAATGCGCCAGTTGCCATGCCACCGATGGTAGGGACATGAAGTATTTCAATTATTCGAACAAGTCCATCATCGAGCGTTCCAAATTCCATAAACTAACCCATGAGGAAGGGGAGCAAATTGCAAGTTATATCCGTTCGTTGGATGTTCCCGCTCCCGAACAGGCCAGACCTTGGAATCCACCCTATCAACCCGGCCCCGGATTGGACGAGAAACCGGTTCAAGAATGGGCAGCCGGTGCGGGATTGGATGCCGTATTGGAAAATGATGAGGATATGCTGCCCTATCTTTTCCCAAAGGGAACCTCGGAAGACGAGATCGAAAAAGTCCTGGGCATCAAAAGCACCTTGAACATGAGGGAACTTCCCGTGGCCATCCAATTCCCGGACTGGAAGCATTGGTTGCCAGAGGTACATCCCGTAGACATTTGGGGAGAGCTTTTTGAGGAAAGTTATGGTTATCGCGCTTATAGTACTCTTTTGGAAGCCCTGGAAACGGATGGTCCCGACGTGCTCTTAGCCAACGGAAGGCTCTTGGAACTCCTAAATCGATTCAATACCGATACGCACAGTTTCGTCGGCGTACGTGGGCCACAACCCTGCAAGAACAATGGCACCGCCAATAGTGTTGGAGGACTTAACGGAGCGCCCGGCTACGACTGTGAGGACAAATCGCTTGCGGTCATGCACTGGTTGGCCGTCAAACTATGGGATATCATGCAGACCTACGGCCTGGAGAATATTTCGGATCAAGCGTATACCTACGGTGAAAAATATTCATGGATAGGTTCTAACAGTTCCGTTTTCGATCTCGCCCCGCACCGCAGTGCGAACAATTCGTTCAATTTTAAAGACCAAGACCGCTTGGTGGGTGCCTACACGAATACAGCATGGTACCAACTGGAACTTATTTTAAACCCCGTGCACCGATCACCACAGAATCACAAACCCATCGACTGGAAATACCAGATGGACCATTTGTACTACAACACGAGGGAATCGGGCGAAATGCACAGTTTACGATACTTAACGACCGTTGCCAAAATGTGGCAAAATCTCGATATGACAGGCCCTGATGGACTTGGGGACGACAACGGCCCCAATAAAGAGGGATGGTGGTTGCATCACGTTCACCCAAGAAGACTATATAGCGCCCATGGGTCTTTTTTGGCAGGAAACGAGGCTTTAAGACGTGAGATGTTGGCACATTTAGATAACATCGATTATGATTTAAGACGAAAAGTGACAAAAGTGTTGTTAGCCGATTTTGTGGATAAAACACTCTCGTACGACCCGGAAGAATTTCCTAGGGAGACCGCCGAGGGTCCGCATCAAAATACCATTGATCCCAAAGATTACGTTCCCGTAGATTATGACCCCAATAAGGGCGAGTTGTTTTTTGATGGAGGAAAAGTGGCCGACCAATTTTACCGATTGATTCCCAGGCTTAAAAATGAAGTACGGTTGGAACCGGAAACGGTGAATCGAATGGTAGATTGGTGCAAGGTTATGTGGCCCAATGGCGACTGGGACCAATTTAAAATGGATGAACTACAAAATCAACTGCCGCTACCCGACATTACAGTAGTTGGCGACAGTTTGCAGATAAACAAAGAAATCGTATTCAGCGCCGAACAATCAACAGATCCGGACGGCACCATAGTTTCCTATGAATGGGATATGGGAGATGGCGTCCAATACGATGAAACAATCTCTGCACATATTTATTCGGAAACAGGTCTTTACAAGGTCAATCTTAAAGTGACGGATGACGACGGGGAAACTTCTGGTACCTCTAGTTTTATACTCATCCTGCCGGAAGATTTTTTTGATAATGATAAGGAGCCCGAGTCAGAGGCCACGGATATGTTTATCTACCCTAATCCGTTCAATGGCGGAACCCTATTCATTTCTTCGTCGAGCGATATTTATGGGGCGCAAATCTATTCGATGGAAGGGAAACTTATGACGAATATCAACCTTTCCGGAAAACCCGCAGAATTCTCGGCGCCCCAACTTTCTGCGGGAATCTACCTGCTCAAACTTCAGTATTTGGATGATGATACGAAGACCGTCACTCAAAAATCCCTTAAAATTATCGTGAATTGA
- a CDS encoding T9SS type A sorting domain-containing protein, whose amino-acid sequence MKIFTSSIILLSILLLGNNSLKRSSEFEPMINEPVFELDDISIDNNVRGMQIVANLALDSAEDLLALVDRAKAKGANTIFFADSKTNIFGINGTAGAKWDQEMKAFSDGVRARDMDLIFMTTVMGFCGSLIGDNPDLTTGYPIKNQELRAENGELVPVNSSELFNGDFEDYSGNLVTDWGFQDAPGTRTFIDTQVKRSGQASFRAEGKGGESSRIFTTFKVVPFHQYTLRFWVKTENLTADNLLALIRDEDNHDRELTSLQLSTTRKDDGGRSYFKSPNQLTLDWTEVRIAFNSLEAIRVNLALAVYGGTTGKIWWDDVEILDTPALNWLNREDLPKSVQFQNGSPLDFGVDVAVPLDTKLGFSGYPGDFDTQHAPPKIQIINNGKIKEGDIVTINGYHGLPTAAGQVSCSWNNPETYERMRQVHQSLQDTYQPDGFLLNYSEIRTGGWEPADADNFTTSGAALAQSIKVAFEDLFEIAPDGQFYFWSDMVDPNHNANAFYYQVKNTLDKSWLTLNADKVTIANWWETVDIPEKAAASLQFFSDKEFKQIVGAFYDSDVNVNYDRWQQAAEGVEGIVGNMYATWTADGDFTKIEPYGDLWWVRKEVQNQIVSLSAPEEVTPRETYSIEVVHEAEAASDIVVILQLNESPWTNYGAARVPVVSGSNTVTLDFQVNEDIPLAEGAYKWTAFSTPSGLDWEEQTGIVIQAGVSCIPEQVFEDSLTNLIVPAQVSPGESYTISVDYSASETQRMVAYLQLNRSPWSDYGYQSFEVQSGADKATLEMTMPDSLPTGVADYKWVTYLTPIGGNWANNVALLEQTGIDVLAASALRTSVQNLNGLTMYPNPAGTTVTFESDLELQTFDIYSNEGRLLKQLTANKESAIDVSDLTNGIYIVVTTLSNGKKLSGQLIVQH is encoded by the coding sequence ATGAAAATTTTTACGTCTTCCATTATTCTCTTAAGCATTCTCCTTCTTGGAAACAATTCTTTGAAGAGGTCCAGTGAATTTGAACCGATGATAAATGAACCCGTTTTTGAATTGGATGATATTTCAATTGACAACAATGTTCGTGGAATGCAAATCGTAGCAAATCTAGCGCTAGATTCCGCCGAAGATCTTTTGGCATTAGTGGATCGCGCTAAAGCCAAGGGCGCCAACACCATCTTTTTCGCTGATTCAAAGACCAATATTTTTGGAATAAATGGTACTGCGGGCGCAAAGTGGGACCAAGAAATGAAAGCGTTTTCCGATGGCGTCAGAGCAAGGGACATGGATCTCATATTCATGACCACTGTAATGGGCTTTTGTGGTTCCTTAATTGGGGATAATCCTGACCTTACTACGGGTTACCCGATCAAAAATCAAGAATTAAGGGCCGAGAACGGCGAATTGGTACCTGTCAATTCATCTGAGCTGTTCAATGGGGATTTTGAAGACTATTCCGGAAATTTAGTGACCGATTGGGGCTTTCAAGATGCCCCTGGTACACGCACTTTCATAGATACACAAGTAAAACGATCAGGACAAGCTTCGTTTCGGGCCGAAGGAAAAGGGGGCGAATCGTCGCGAATTTTCACGACTTTTAAGGTCGTTCCATTTCATCAGTACACCTTACGTTTTTGGGTAAAGACCGAAAATCTTACGGCGGACAATCTCTTGGCCTTAATTCGTGATGAAGACAATCATGATAGGGAACTCACAAGTTTACAACTATCCACAACCAGAAAAGACGATGGAGGCCGCTCTTATTTTAAAAGCCCCAATCAACTCACTTTGGACTGGACAGAGGTCAGGATCGCCTTCAACAGTCTTGAAGCTATTAGGGTAAACTTGGCCCTCGCGGTCTATGGAGGTACTACGGGCAAAATTTGGTGGGACGATGTTGAAATTCTGGATACCCCCGCTTTAAATTGGTTGAATAGGGAAGATTTGCCGAAAAGCGTACAATTCCAAAACGGTTCTCCACTTGATTTCGGTGTAGATGTGGCCGTTCCATTGGATACAAAATTAGGCTTCTCCGGTTATCCAGGAGATTTTGATACACAGCATGCGCCTCCCAAAATACAAATCATCAATAACGGTAAAATCAAGGAGGGCGACATTGTGACCATCAACGGTTATCACGGTCTACCGACCGCCGCCGGCCAGGTTTCCTGTTCTTGGAACAATCCCGAGACTTATGAACGCATGCGCCAAGTCCACCAAAGTTTACAAGATACCTATCAACCTGATGGCTTTTTATTGAACTATTCGGAAATCAGGACCGGAGGATGGGAACCAGCCGATGCGGACAATTTCACCACTTCAGGTGCTGCCTTGGCACAAAGTATCAAAGTCGCTTTTGAAGATTTGTTCGAAATAGCACCCGATGGACAATTTTATTTTTGGAGCGATATGGTGGATCCCAACCACAATGCCAACGCCTTTTACTATCAGGTCAAAAATACCTTGGACAAATCTTGGTTGACCTTAAATGCCGACAAGGTAACTATTGCCAACTGGTGGGAAACCGTAGATATTCCCGAGAAGGCAGCCGCCTCGCTGCAATTTTTCTCGGACAAAGAGTTTAAGCAAATTGTTGGCGCTTTTTATGACAGCGACGTTAATGTAAACTACGATAGGTGGCAACAGGCAGCGGAAGGTGTTGAGGGAATTGTCGGAAATATGTACGCCACCTGGACTGCGGACGGGGACTTCACCAAAATCGAACCTTATGGTGATCTATGGTGGGTAAGGAAAGAGGTTCAGAATCAAATCGTTTCACTTTCAGCCCCTGAAGAAGTTACCCCGAGAGAAACATATTCCATAGAGGTCGTACACGAAGCTGAGGCTGCAAGTGATATCGTCGTAATACTACAGCTGAACGAGTCACCATGGACGAACTATGGGGCTGCTCGCGTGCCGGTAGTCAGTGGCAGCAACACGGTGACCCTTGATTTTCAAGTGAACGAAGACATTCCGCTCGCAGAAGGGGCTTATAAGTGGACGGCTTTCAGCACGCCTTCGGGATTGGACTGGGAAGAGCAAACGGGTATCGTCATACAGGCTGGCGTATCCTGCATTCCCGAACAAGTTTTCGAGGATAGTCTAACGAATTTAATAGTACCAGCACAGGTCTCACCTGGAGAAAGTTATACCATCAGCGTAGATTATTCTGCCTCGGAAACTCAACGCATGGTTGCTTATCTTCAATTGAACAGGTCGCCATGGTCGGATTATGGCTACCAGAGCTTCGAAGTGCAGTCCGGGGCCGACAAAGCAACCCTTGAAATGACGATGCCCGATAGCCTGCCTACCGGTGTCGCGGATTATAAATGGGTCACATATCTGACTCCTATTGGAGGAAACTGGGCCAATAATGTAGCCCTATTGGAACAAACAGGTATCGATGTACTGGCGGCTTCTGCCTTAAGAACCTCAGTACAAAATTTGAACGGCTTAACCATGTATCCGAATCCGGCGGGAACGACTGTGACATTCGAGAGTGATTTAGAATTACAAACATTCGATATTTATAGCAACGAAGGTCGACTGCTAAAACAACTTACAGCGAATAAAGAGTCGGCTATAGATGTTTCGGACCTGACGAACGGAATATATATAGTGGTAACTACCCTTTCAAATGGAAAAAAATTGAGCGGGCAACTTATCGTCCAACATTAG
- a CDS encoding YceI family protein, with product MKKKWKVAMSRSQVGFNLYHLNIPKIVGQLELFSGYVLQTNPDGFQDASFRLQAKASSVNTRNQERDSKLCSPEFLDVGNHPDIVFVSNRIVQIDPAHYIIKGNLSITGISKFASLTAHLGITANDQNGPTKIVFEITGQLLSTDYGMRWYEETPEGTQTWSHVVSLHMFLELLPEEPFE from the coding sequence ATGAAAAAAAAATGGAAAGTAGCTATGTCGCGTTCGCAAGTAGGTTTCAATTTATATCATCTAAATATTCCCAAGATAGTCGGTCAATTGGAACTTTTTTCGGGATATGTACTTCAAACCAATCCTGACGGTTTTCAGGATGCCAGTTTTCGCTTGCAGGCCAAAGCCTCAAGTGTAAACACAAGAAATCAAGAGCGTGATAGCAAACTGTGCTCCCCTGAGTTTTTAGACGTAGGGAATCATCCGGATATCGTTTTTGTTTCCAATCGAATAGTGCAAATTGACCCAGCTCATTACATCATAAAAGGCAACCTGAGCATTACCGGAATTTCAAAATTCGCCTCGCTCACGGCACATTTGGGAATTACCGCTAACGACCAAAACGGACCGACTAAAATCGTATTCGAAATAACGGGTCAACTATTAAGTACCGACTATGGAATGCGGTGGTACGAAGAGACGCCTGAGGGCACTCAAACTTGGTCGCATGTTGTATCGCTGCATATGTTTTTGGAACTTCTCCCTGAGGAACCATTTGAATAA
- a CDS encoding formate/nitrite transporter family protein, which produces MSRKINEQDVIDTYEHQEGSTNRQKSQEEILVEQLCEGMEAYKQQNSKVFIGSVAAGLEIGFSYLLIVVLYTFLEDKFSAHTIPYLVAFAYPVGFIMVVLGRSILFTEQTSLLALPVLHGRRSVLQLLRLWGLVIAGNLIGGFFIALIICWVGFATGIISQYSIGEIAGHVTEAELYVIFGSAVLAGWLMALLSWLVTSSNETISRIFVIYMITAIVGFAGFHHSIVGNIEVLAGLLFTDDILFSTYVGFQTTALIGNAFGGVVFVALLKYRAFTANY; this is translated from the coding sequence ATGAGCCGGAAAATCAATGAGCAGGATGTTATTGATACTTATGAACACCAAGAAGGTAGCACGAACCGTCAAAAATCGCAGGAGGAGATTCTGGTGGAACAGCTTTGTGAAGGCATGGAGGCCTATAAACAGCAGAACTCTAAAGTGTTTATAGGTTCAGTAGCCGCCGGTCTTGAAATCGGATTCAGCTATCTATTGATCGTCGTACTCTACACCTTCTTAGAGGATAAATTTTCTGCCCATACCATACCTTATCTGGTGGCGTTTGCCTATCCTGTCGGATTTATCATGGTAGTTTTAGGGCGGTCCATTCTCTTTACCGAGCAGACCTCATTGTTGGCACTACCCGTGCTGCATGGTAGACGTTCGGTACTACAGCTGTTGCGTTTGTGGGGGCTGGTCATCGCAGGAAACCTGATTGGCGGTTTTTTCATCGCCTTGATCATCTGTTGGGTGGGGTTTGCGACCGGGATTATTTCTCAATACAGTATAGGGGAAATAGCGGGACATGTTACCGAGGCTGAACTCTATGTCATTTTCGGTAGTGCCGTGCTCGCTGGGTGGTTGATGGCATTGCTCTCGTGGCTGGTCACCTCGTCAAACGAGACTATTAGCCGCATTTTCGTTATCTATATGATCACCGCCATTGTAGGTTTTGCAGGTTTTCATCATAGCATTGTCGGAAACATTGAAGTATTGGCCGGTCTTTTGTTTACCGATGACATCCTGTTTTCGACCTATGTCGGGTTTCAGACAACCGCGCTTATCGGTAACGCCTTTGGAGGTGTAGTTTTTGTAGCCTTACTAAAATACCGTGCCTTTACCGCAAATTATTAA